The genomic stretch TGACACTATTTCTACGTTTTCAGTCACGAAACCGAGATTCGGATAATGAAAGTAACTTATTACATTTGAGAGGGGAAACAATTCACAATggttttctagtttctttttaCTGTATTGTTGTTGTGATTGGCATACTGCTACGTAAATAGCGATGAAGTTAgagatatataataaaatataataaaaagagaatcgCAGGCTCCGCCACCTCTAGCTGGCAAGCTCGTTGCCCCAGCGCATGTTTTGGACTTTTGAGCTCCGCTTCCGTCAAAAGATAGAGAATCCTGCGCACAACATATTTTCCGCACGAATAATTTTTTCCGTAATTTTCTTTTGTGAGATCTGAGAAGTCAACCACAACAACTGCTAAGTTCCCAaactcgattttttttctttaattttaatgagaaaaatattaaaatcatcctAGCAATTAACAAATTCATTTCCaatctcaaatttattttatttcatgttttaataacTCATTTTTAAACGAAATAATCTGAAACCTACATCCATTATCATTTCTATCCAACTCGGACATCTCATTTGATTTAAGCATGTTTATCTATGCGATAATGTCACGATTAAAATTGTAATTACGatgaaaaaacttcattttttttaatgtgttttcattCTAATCATAGTTTAAAATGGGTGATACTGAGTAGGAAAACATAGATTTACTATTGTTGATATTGCCAAGTCGGTGGTAACAATTCCCATTGCATTGTTACTAGCCACTCTTGACAATTCAGTTCCTGGCGTCTGCATCAGTTCTAAACATATACTAGAAAAGCAATCTGAAACAAGAACAGGCGCAAAGATCCATCCATTACGATTATATCATTCCATTAGGTAAGTAAACaagcaaaagtaaaaaaaaaaaaaaaaaaaaaaacataacatacaCGATTtagtagataaaagaaaaagacataTAATGAACCAGAAAAGAgtaagttttcaaaattatgtGCCGCTTGCATTCTTAATTCACTTCGTGCTCTTGGTTGGGGCTCCTTCCAATCCATTTCTTATTGATTATGCTTGATTCTGTTGTTGAAAGCTGCCATGCCCATAAATGAACCTGGCTGTCCCCTCCGTGTAGACATGAGTTTCATTGTCAAGCCTGCCGACAAGTAATGCTCCATGTAATTAGTCAGTgcttaattataaaagaaaaaggtagGAGGAGCAGAATGACACATGTGGGCCTTACGATTTTCGAACAGCTTTGCTTAAGGTTGAGGCTGATGAAAATGTTTTACCGTCAAGATATCTGTTTTCCCCTTTAATTCTCTGTTTGATTCTGCTGTCTAACTCATCGGCACTCACCGTAAATGGAGTGTCTGAAGCCTGCCAATAATCATTACAACAGTGACTAGACTATCACGGGAAAGACAAGTTGCGTGGTcctgatattattaaaaaggcCTAAAAAAGTTTGTAGCAGGTAAATTTGCAGGGAACTAAAGTAAGTGCTAATACTATTTCAGAAGACTGGAAAGtggtgaatttgtttttaaaacagaaGCTGTGTTTGGTATAATACCATGACCCATCCCCAAGTATCAGCAAAGGAAGGTATATGAGCTGAATAAGGCACCACATCTGCACATagggagaaaaataaattggccAGGCCATTTGGTTTCAGTTTTCTTGGTTTatgaaaaagaaacataaagtTGGCAGGTACAAACATTTTACTTACACTTGAACACCTGCTTTAAAGTGTTGCAGATACAAGAGAACACTTCCGTATGGCTGAAGATTCCAGCTGGCCCTGCCTGAAAAGTTCACGAGATATAAACGGTTATTTCTTGTACTATTCTCCCTCTTCCCCTCCGTCTCTCTCTTTTCCATAAGCAGAGACAAATAATCGATACCTGAGTGACAAATATGCCACCGCGATTGAGTTTAGGCTTGACGGTGTGTTCATAGAAGGATTTGGTGTAAAGTTTGTAACACGGGCCTCCCTCTATTGGGTCTGCGAGGTCTCCTATGATCACATCATAGCACTCCTTTCCAATTTCTAGCTCAGCTCTGCAACATTTCCCAACATGTAAGAACGATCGAGGAGAAacgaaattaaaaatgatataagtagcatttttttttcttacaataatgataaaaataactgAGTCAAACCTGGCGTCGTTGATGATGACCTCAAGTCTTGGATCACAGAAAGCTTCTCTATTCACAACCAAGTACGCCTTGCAGAAGTCTACCACTTCCTGGTTACATGATATAGATTCGTGTTACGAGCTTTAAAATTTTCCTGTCCATTTCCTTACATTATACGGTACTGAAAAATCTTTGATCTTTGATCACACATGGCTTataattgatttgtttaattttttgttgaactGGGATTTTCTTTTATACATTACAATTAGTGGTTAAGAGAAGGCAGAGTCCCGTGTTCACTGGCCGTGAACCTAAACGATTTGCCCATTTCCCCAACGTGGCTGAACGACAAGTCATAATCAATGATGGGACATCTTCGATTAAGaacaaaaaggaacaaaaatgagatgccaaaaagaaataaaaatgaaaatgtctTTCCATTTCGTAAATAACGAAAacataataatgataaatagtcattttcttgaaaagttTTCTTAGGACAAACTAAGCCAACAATATAATGTTATCCCCCTCTATATGTGGGACCCAGAAATAAAAGGATCAACGGTCAAAGAAATGTAATACCGATAATTTGGATTCATCAAATTAAGGGTGGCTGAAAGGGCACAGGTTAGCTTAGTTGATAAACCATGCAAGGTAAAATATTTCCTTGTATTTGAAAtagaaaatttaatatatacatatatatgtatatctCTGAGTTACCTCATCAATGTCACACATGACAACCTTCACCGCTGTCTTGTGTCTTAGTATTTCTCTTGCAGTGGAACCTTCACCTCCTCCCATAATAAAGACTGTCTTTGGACTGCAACCAAACGTACAGTTGCTACAAATTGAGCACCGCTAGAGAACCACACAGGACTTCACAATCCTCCAtaccaacaaagaaaataaaaggtaaatacCTTGAGTGATGAAGAAGTGCTGGATGAACAAGAGATTCATGGTAGATGAACTCATCCACTTCCGCACTTTGAAGCTTTCCATCAATGATTAAAGCCTGTtatgcaaaacaaaaataattttatcttacacgagaaaattattcaattaaggCGTTTGTGTGTGAGCGTAGCGttattttttcacaaaagtGGAagtcttttttgaaaaaaaatggaccTTTCCAAACGGCTTTGTGTCTAACAGTGCAATGTCTTGATACCGAGAAGCCCCTGTATGCAAAAtactgcaaaaaaaataaagatggtaAGCTGCTCAATGCTCGAACATGTGAAATGAATCAATAATGAAAGGGGAGACTTAGCGGAAAAAGTGGTAAATTATGTCTCGCTTTTCTCAGACCAACCTTTTGAATAAGTGATCTTCTAATTAACTGTTTCACTTTTAAGGTTACTTCATGTTTTATTCTAATAAACAATCGCTATATTTactaggaaaaagaaaaggctccAAACCGAACGACAAGGTTGTAAAGCGTCGAAGCTTAAAGGTGATCAACCAAATCCATGAAACGACAAAAGGGTACATGTCAGAGAATACTTTCTACGATAGATACAGATTAGCCTAGTAGCTTGGTGAATCAGATTCGAgtaactttaattttctttttttgctgtGTGACGAGGGATTACTGctgtcattatatatatatatatacacaccaaAGCCGTTTAGaccttaaccaaaaaaaaaaaaaaaaaaaaaagaaaattatcacTATTCTATAATTTTACTTTGTCTCGCACAATAAAAGATGcagattaattcttttttgattCGTATGCAGGAAGCTTTGCCTCTGATGCTGTCTCGAGAATTACGTCGTAAACTTTGtagaaataaaacatttttcacCGAAAACCCGGCACTAAATAAGAGAGAAGAAGCGATTAAAAGAAGCTGGTGCTTTTTTCCCGTAATATAATGGAGCTTGAATCACGGCGGCCTAGAGCATGCAGGGTAGGTATTTTAGTACAGCGATACTCATTCTTATATATAGAAAGGGAAATTAGGTTTGCCCTTCAAGTTAAGAGCATAAGAATTCTATCCTCTAGagaatttaagataaaaagagagaaggtAAGAAAATGTAacgatatttaaaaaataaagcctaGTTACGAAAAGAACCAGTGAAAATAGGTTGAAAATCGAATGTGACTAAACCATATTAATTGGTGAATTGGAACCATGATGTTAGAGCAGTTAGTGCAATTTATATGTACCTATTAAGAGCAAAACACCATCTCAAGTTCTCTTCAATCTCTTCTTCATACCAACAGCTCTTCCTATAACCATTCTGTGATGAATGGGTTTTTCCATTCACACCATTTCCATTGCCAATGCCATTGGAGCAAGAAATTTCACCCATTTTTTCCTTCTGTATAGCTAAGCAAGCccgggagagagagagggagggagggaggaaaGAGGCAAGTGAAGGATGGAGAGAAATGTTGGCTTAGCTACggtatataaataggaaggtggCAGGAAAATCGAAAAGGGTTATGATTTGGTTGTGGTATGAAGAGCTAGGAAAATCTATCGAAGTGGGTGTGTGCACTTGGTACTGAAAAGGAGAGCTATAGACGAGATATCCTCATGGATTTTCGTAAATAGTTGCAaacaaaagtaaagaaaaagtgGAAAAGGTGTGATTTTTTGCTGGCGTGGTTATGTTTATCTAGCAATGTGGTCTTCGATGTTTTTACCTTCCCGCATAGTaccaataaattcaattatcaCATACGTGATGATCTTTTCATGTGTATgttcattaattaattcatttatatattacTATGGATAGATTACGTGAATGAATATGTAGAGCTACGTACTAATCCTCCTCTAGCACCTAGTGTGAGGCTTCCAATTAAAGATGCATAAACTGATAGGATTTGGACGCATTGAATCACGTGGAGTACCTCTCATGATCGAGCTAGGGGGTGCTCTTTGGTTTCtccaaatgaaatttaaatgcGTTGTCGTTTATACATACTCTCGACGATCCCAGTGTAGAACCATACCCCATCACAACTTTCATTGCTTACTCGCAAAAATCAGTAGCAGTGTATTACAATTCAGAATAGCTACCACcttccaatttatttattatggaaAATTGAACATCTGTTTCgttaattaaaaccaaaaacttttttttaaaggtgACCATTTCACACAAAAAAAGGCACTGCGAGATAAAATgcctttaaaattttacaaaagcaAGCTTGGAAATGTCTGATGTGGCATGCATGTATTATGTATATTGTATTGGACAGAGGATCGATGGCGGACTGCCTGGATTGTGAAATGTAACTGCAACTGTATGCATGCATGgtagattttaaaagaaaacgaaGGGAAAAAGAGTGCAGGAAAAGGATAAAAGATGATGATTAGTAAGAGGTGACGATTACCGAAAATTCTGGCCATATTCTTTTCTTCAGAAATGTGTGCAAATCTTGGTTGGACTTTGGAGAGAGAGGCGGGGGCGTGCAGTCGGAACCATCATCACATTCTCTTGCTTCAAAAGATGAATGAAGGGCGTGCCATGCCAGGCGCACTCATAATCACCACCATCACAATCGAAGAACATCAATCCACAACTGATCGATCCAGCAACATGAAATTTTTTCAACCCCACCATAATAATAGCAGACAATAACCCCTCTTACACTATTGAGTTCACCATTTACCTTTATATACATGTATTTTATCATGCCTGTCTTGCCAGGTGTCAGCCATTCATCTCATCTTTTAACCCCATTACGCGGGGTCCAGCACAGGTAATATTCGCATCAGCATGATGTGCCCTCAAGGAGTGGAGGGTAGACAAGAGGGTCACGAGAAGAAGATTGGTGTTCTTTGTTTATGGCGGGCAACTGTTAAATGAATTCAAAGAGCCATAGAATTTGTAGGGGTGATGATGGATTCACCCACCTCTTGTTTTGGAAAGCTATGATAGTCTCAGTGTGTCCAAGGTCCCAAAGATCAAGAAGCTTTTGCTTCTATGTCGCCATTCCTCAAATCTTTTGCTTGGTTTGCCCACCCCACGAGCTGTGAGAATTATTATACCTGGCAAGCTTGAAGTACTCGATCAAGTAAGAGATCTTACttctttcaaaacaaaattgaaaaaaatctcaagaatcGTATTCTTTGCAGAACAATACAATATTTTCTCGATTATCCTCTATGTTGAGTGCTATAGCATGTGACAAACCCTATGTTTTAAGAAGATCTTTCTTAAGATAAAATCTTGACGTGTTTCTTTGGCTATTCAAATAAAGCTGTATCCCGTCCATCAAACCATCTATCAAGCCAAAGCAAATcatgcaaaaacatttttgaagtGTCCATCAATCCAACCATCAAGTCAGGCAAATCGTGCCAAACTCTTACTGCATTCTTGCGAAgcatttttgaatttgtttgtcaCCGTTGTTATTCTGCAGCatgtttgtaaaaaaattaattttttatttaatttttaaatatttttatatattaaaattaaaaatatatttaaaaaaacaattactaccaCAATAATAAACACTgcctaaatttttaaatcattgaatttTGAGTCTTCAAATAACCTCCCGAAAGAAAGAATCAAGTAAtcattaattctttttcaatgatgggatttttttcttatatccaTAATCTCAATAGAATCGCAAACTACTTACCAAGCCTAGTAAATCATGTCAAAAGTTTTAATCCTTTGACTCGCCAAGATTTAGTCTCCAAGTAGCTCACAAAATTCTTTCTAAACAAGGCATGTATTCGAGATTGTAATTACACCTCAAATCGAAAATAGTTTTTGTCTTTCAGGCATCTTTTATCATATTATGTATAGATGagcttatttgaaaatataattgcggttattttttaaatattttttttaaaaaaaatatatcaaaataatttttttattatttaaaaaaattatttttgatatcactacatcaaaataatttaaaaatattaaaaaatattagtttgaagtaaagaaaaaaataataatttaaattttttaaaaaaaaacttttaaagctaaaaaacaaGTAGGCTAACAGCGACTATGTGACGGGACACCAAGTAAATAGCTTGAAGCCTCTAGTTGCCTTAATTTAGAAAATTCACATTTATACTGTACATGACTAAAAACAATTGCACTATGTCTATGCAATCTGGAGAATGGGACGGTTGTCGCAGACACCTAGAAGAGGCGGACGAGACCGCTAAACTCGTTTAAGAGCTAGGCCAGCTTCGATCTGAGCTTACGTCAGGCCCGATCTATTTTCTCTACCCCTGGATCTTGCCTATCTCAATCAATTGTGCTGGATCCTGAGCTTGAGCCTGGCCGGCGACGGGTCTTGGGCTTTCTGCTCCGAAACCTATTGCCTTTCTGTACAATTTAGGAATGTAAAACTTCAGGGATGAAAGAATTATATCCACGTTATACATTACATTTATTTTCGAAAGAACATAATCCCATTAATATGGTCAGAGATTGAAGGAAGGAGGAAATGCATTGTCGATGTTTTTTGATGgttcttaaaacaaaaatccattGACTTCGTAAGTTGCTATGCTCTGGAGCAAATGGACCGATTATCAGGTTGGGGTGGTTTGACTTTGAGCACCGGGTTGCTCTCGAAAAAATTAGCTGGCCGGAGCTCAAATCCACTGCTAAGAGTTGTCATTACCGGAAAATCTTCTTGGTAGGGCACATGGTGAAATCCCAATGTGTACCACAACACAAtgtctttattttctatttcccTATTCCTGCATTAACAAGAAAAGTCGACACAACAATGTTGGTGTGACAATTGTTACGTaaagtcaacaaatcaaaattgttGGTATCTGGCGTACCTGAGGCTCCATCTTGCTAGGGTATCATCTCCTCGGCTTTGATCAACATAAAGCCCTCCCGCCCATTTTTCAGACTTGTTATATGGGGTAATCCATAGATTGTATTCGGTGAAGGCTCCCCGAATTTGTGCATAATCATCGTCTGATAAGAGGGGGGCCGCAACGGACCCTGGGATCAAACGGTAGCCAATGAAGTTTCCGATACTGGTCCTCTTGTTTGGATTAACCACTAATAGATCTTCTTGTGCTACACCGAGCTTAATCCTTGCATCAGACTCCGTTTTAGCTGTCTCGCTCACAACCCTCCAGTAGCTCCTCCTAGGCGACCGGTGATCGGTCACTGGGGTCATTAGCAACTGGGACCTGACAAATGAGTTTGCATCGCCATCCACATCAAGATCAAGATGGTAAGTAAAGAAGTGGTCATGGTTTGCCCCCAGGGTGTTTTCTGCTAGCAATGTACCATAAGCTTCCTCTTTTATTTGATCTTTATGGGTGTACATTGATCCCCTCACTTCAAGCAAACCAGTCAGCCCAACCTGCACGGAAAATATGAACCAGAAGGTCATCCAAGAACATTATCGTCATGCTAGAGGTAATCAAATTATGTTGGCTATTGAAATCTGCTAATTCTAATCCATCAAGAGAAAATATCATCTTCAAGAGCAACATATTTTGCCAACAGAATCAAATACAGCGTTTTCATCTACGCAGGTAACGATCACCACGAAATCACAAGCATATGCAAATGTTCTCCTGTGTAGCCTATGTTAGAACCTAACCTAGCTTTAACGCAATGGAACTGTGATCACAACAAATCAATTTTGATGCTAGATTAGACATCAGAAAAATAAGCTTCCCCGTTTGATGAGTTTATTAATTACCGTGACTTTGATTGAGCCGCTTTGCTTAAACTCCCAATCATTAACGTAATCGTAGTTGCCAACAGTAGACACCATTCTTACAACCAGGGTCACCTCTGGCCTTACTTCTCTTATCTGCACCACCGCCATTTGGTTTCAGacaaaattatctcaaaattaAGCCCACTGaacaaacccaaaaacaaataaaaaaaaaatcactaaccACTTTGCCTGGTATAGAAGCCTCCGTATGCCGCCACATTACGTCTCCGGCATACCTCTCAAATATGCAAAAGATATTAGGCATATTTACAGGCGTCCCGTTGTGGTCGGCAACATAAGCGTCCATGAAAACTGCATTTTCCGGGCAGTCCCTGAGTGGCTCAAGTGGCACTGCACAGAGGCCATACCCGTATTCACCAGCATCAAAATATACTCGATAGTACCACTCTTCATTTAGGTCCATATATGGCACGAAGACCTCCGACAGGAACCCTCGATACAGAACTTTACGAAACTTTTGCTTCTGGAGATCAAATATTGATGCCAAGGATATCATTGGGCCCGCCCGAGCATCGAAGCTCAAATGAAAATCCCAATTGGCCCACCTGATACATAGTACGGTGCCATCACCCAAAAGGAAATTCGATAACTTAAATAGGAATAGAAAATAACAGTAACAAAACGGGATTGATGCAGAGTAATTCCATTACTTTAAATGAACTATTTCATCGGACATTTGGATAGTGTAGAGGGGAAACTCcgtgagtgtttgtttttgcagtagctttgtttttcaattcattttttcaattgttttttatttcaaaacagaggtaacaaaaatataaaagctaCCCAGTCAAAGGTTAAAGGTCTCTcacacttaataaaaaaaattaaaaaataagatatttttattaattattctttatGAAAGGAAGATTATCTACAcctaataaaaaatctcaaaaataaagattattcaaaaccttataaaaaatgcATTCTAAATTTTAATACCGAACACACGCAGTAATGTTGAACACTTacaaaaaaaccctcaaatatCTATATGCAAATATTTCTTAATACCTAtcgaataatttttaaatatatccaaaattaacaaataataaaacattatttggGATACTCAAGGATACTTCGAAAACTCTTCTACATACTTGTCTTATTCTTTGTTctacaatttatattattcacttAGGCCCCGTTTGGTTGCTGGAAAGTAGTGAATtccaagaaagtattttccgatatttggtagtgtaatgaaaaataagctagaaaatattttccagtgtttggttatgtcatggaaaatgagttggaaaataacctattaacattttatttttctcaaatttattaaaataataagaaacaaatcttacaaattaaaaagttgaatgagaatgaaattgaaaaaaaaatataatttcataaattatctcaaataaaataaataataatcaaaataatagagatcaaatctaaaaaattaaaaaaataaaagatgaagaaattaaaataataataatcaacatttcataaattatttcaaataaaataagtaacaattaaaagaataaggaccaaatctgatagataaaaattttcaataaaaaaatagtaagaaaaaaaaaaataacaattataaaaataagaaccaaaattaatataaaaataaaattttaagagatgaaattgaaaataaatattaaaaataaa from Populus alba chromosome 8, ASM523922v2, whole genome shotgun sequence encodes the following:
- the LOC118055852 gene encoding thermospermine synthase ACAULIS5 — translated: MGEISCSNGIGNGNGVNGKTHSSQNGYRKSCWYEEEIEENLRWCFALNSILHTGASRYQDIALLDTKPFGKALIIDGKLQSAEVDEFIYHESLVHPALLHHSSPKTVFIMGGGEGSTAREILRHKTAVKVVMCDIDEEVVDFCKAYLVVNREAFCDPRLEVIINDARAELEIGKECYDVIIGDLADPIEGGPCYKLYTKSFYEHTVKPKLNRGGIFVTQAGPAGIFSHTEVFSCICNTLKQVFKYVVPYSAHIPSFADTWGWVMASDTPFTVSADELDSRIKQRIKGENRYLDGKTFSSASTLSKAVRKSLDNETHVYTEGTARFIYGHGSFQQQNQA
- the LOC118055861 gene encoding amine oxidase [copper-containing] alpha 2, peroxisomal, with amino-acid sequence MEWDDPYSQRLGSRMASSVSMASVSKSLIFFLLSTLSILPTHTHPLDPLTPTEFTKIQSIVHNSYPKSNHSIAFHYVGLEEPTKTAILSWLEGTATKTPPRQAFIIARINQITHEIIADLPARKIVSDRVYGGYGYPLLTFEEQGTANALPFKHTPFLESIRKRGLKAEEVVCMSFAIGWYGEKRRNKRVVRVLCNYLDGTVNLYMRPIEGITVTVDLEEMKILGFQDRSTVPVPKADGTDYRESSQKPPFGSPLKGISMHQSDGPSFTIDGHTIRWANWDFHLSFDARAGPMISLASIFDLQKQKFRKVLYRGFLSEVFVPYMDLNEEWYYRVYFDAGEYGYGLCAVPLEPLRDCPENAVFMDAYVADHNGTPVNMPNIFCIFERYAGDVMWRHTEASIPGKVIREVRPEVTLVVRMVSTVGNYDYVNDWEFKQSGSIKVTVGLTGLLEVRGSMYTHKDQIKEEAYGTLLAENTLGANHDHFFTYHLDLDVDGDANSFVRSQLLMTPVTDHRSPRRSYWRVVSETAKTESDARIKLGVAQEDLLVVNPNKRTSIGNFIGYRLIPGSVAAPLLSDDDYAQIRGAFTEYNLWITPYNKSEKWAGGLYVDQSRGDDTLARWSLRNREIENKDIVLWYTLGFHHVPYQEDFPVMTTLSSGFELRPANFFESNPVLKVKPPQPDNRSICSRA